CCTTATTTACTTGAGATGGGATTTGTATTGGCTGTTTATTGTTTTGATACCCTTTCTTATATGTCTTTCgtgcatctcattcattcattttgTTTGGGGCTTTTAGACTAATTACCCAAAATCTCAGAGTGATTGCTTCTTCAACAATATTTTGTGATGGAAAACACAAGGAACaggtttttaaaaatcaaaaaaaaattatgcgtTCAAAATTATGCGTTCTGTGGATGAGTTTCTTAGTTCTACTTGATGCGAATAGAGCAAGTTCTGAACTCCTGAACACATTTGGAATTTGTAGCATTTTATTGAGTGAAGGTCCTAAAACAAAATGAATACCATTTTTTCGAATCACGATCATTTTCAATTTGCTAGAGTATACTCCTTATGGGATGGATCTGTTTTATCTTTCAAGCTTATTAAAAGTGTAATTTCTAGGTTGAAAAGCTGAAAGATTTATGCTTGAAGCAAAGGGAAGATATAAAGTCTCTGAAGAATGCCATTCTTTTCCCCGACGTCACAAATTATCAGCTTCAGGACCTTTTGGAGAAACAGGGTACTGAACTTAACCAGGCAAAACAACTCATTCCAAGTCTTCAGAGGCAGATTACTTCACTAACTGGACAGCTGCAATATTTTGCTGCGGATCTTGCAGAGGTAGCATCTGTATTCTTGTTCTAACGTATATCAAagacaaaaatataaatttcttgATCATAATTTTGTCATTGATTTTCGAGAATAGATTCAGTAGTTTCAGATGACTGATCCTTATATAGTGGCTTCTAAATGTCTCATATTGTAACCTACTAGTGCTAAAAGTCTTCGACAGTTAATTACCTAAACTTCATTCTTTTGTCATGTTTGATGTGTGCTTAACTTTGTTTTAGAAACAGATAAATTTTGTTTCTATTTTGTGCATAATGCTTCactttttattttcttctggTCGCAGGTGAAGGCGAACAAATATTCTTTACAAGGATTAAGTGATGATCATTTCAGTTCTCCCAGGACTCTGTCATATGATCAAGAAGAGACTGCTAATTATCTGGTAAAACCATTATTTAACTATTGAATCCAAATTAGAAAGAAATGATTGCTATGCAAAAACACCTTAAATGATAGAAAATATGAATCTTACCATTGCTTTCTTGATTATATTATTGTTAATGCAAGGTGAGGTTTTTCTattatttcttgaatatattaaccTAAGACCTGGCGGCTGGCATAGAGATTACTgcagttcatattttttataataaaaatttgacAAGTGATTCCCCATTGACCAGTTCGATCAAGAATTCAGTTCTGGGGATTATACAACCCCGCAGAATCTGGacgacatgtttttgaaggatttaAATCCCTGCCTGACTCCTTGTTATTCCAAGACAAAGTCCAAGGTATCCAACCAACTTTACCACAAAAGCTTGGCTTCATTATTGTTGGCTTCTGTTTTTTAATGTATAAATtagaaaatgattaaatttctTGTAGGAATTTGGTATTACTGATTTCCCTGAACGTAGCTTATCTAAATACAAGGCTCAAACTTCTCATCAAATCGGGTTTGTTACTTGTGCAACGAAGCTTTCCAAAAGTTCTGAATGTTGCCAATCATCCAAGGCTGGAAATGGTTTAATCCACACAGCTCGAAGGTCTGATGAAAGTAAAATCATTTATGGAAAACAAATGCATCAGAAACTTTTTTGATCAAATTCTGAGGAATTTTGGTGGTGCAATTCAATATGCTCCCCGAATTGCGTCATGTTTCGAATTCCTTGACCTTGTTGACATTGGCAGAACATAAAAACCATTTGTCTGATGAGATATACTGGCGATCATACAGAAGAAAATGGTTCTGTTGTTTGTCATTTTTGCTTGTATAAGACTctacatatatataatgaagTATCATACTTGTTATATTGTGGTATGCCCTTCGAACTTATACCCGCATGTACTTGGTTTATGCTTCCATCTTTCcttctattttttttgttgAGTTTGTGTGTTTTGAGTGGTACGTAGAAGATGGTTTTTTATAGGTCTAGCCAGACTCGATCCCGACTCATAGTTGGCGGAATCGACTAGTCTTACATGGTTCCAAAAGATTGCCAAACATGGTGCAAGCTATGCTAAATAGGCTGCAGCAATGAATTAATATCTCATTGATTAgttttatcatatattatataatttcatGACAATAACATGattattgaaaaaatatatttagatTTGTAATTAATCAGTTGTGACAACAGCTGGATATCATGGAATATATATTAGCAAATGCATTTGACAACGGATTCCACCAAGAAGAGATGCTTATCTATCCTAGCGTTTGATTtttgatttaataataattaaatataaaaattaacaaTAACTCACAGACTCGTTCTAATGGCTCTTTCCCACTTACTAATTGGCTGGAGTTTGTTGACTTTCCTCTTCTcattattttaaacaaaataatatgaTTTTGACTATTATAATATAGTCAAACTCGATAAATGAATGagattgtttttttaaaaaaatcattactTTAGAAAAATTGTACTTTGACTTGtgaaattatatttgaaaatttattctAAAAAAACAAGCCGATAGGACAAGGAACCAAAAATTTTGCAATGGTACCGTATTTTCAAATTTACTAGACATTGTTTATTTGGGGTGATGAAAATTATAATCGTTATTCTTCGTTGTGTATAGCGTAATTTTTTGGACTAATACGATTGTTTGTAAATCACGCTTAATTAGGTTAATTTCAATGACTAATCTTGCTGCTACAAATTTATGAGACATTTGGGAGTTCTACATTAtcctatttttattgttttttctttcttttttttcatccaaagattttttaaataaattttagagatgatttagtttttttttaattttttattatatgataaCCTGTAAAACTTTCAAACACTAGCATAAAAAACACGTGCGCACTATTTGTCTATTTCTTAAAAGACTATTTGTCTATTTTGTTGCTTCTTGGTAGTTGGTAGTTGGAACCCGAAAGGCGCTATGTAAGACGACTTTACGTAACTCCTCAATTAATTTGAAACGCTCGTTCTCCACCCCAACAACTTTAAGCTCGTTTTCCATATTCTCACTTCAGCGCAAGGGGATCACTCTGTCTCTCTTTTGCGCAGTGTCAGAATCTATGGAAGTTTGGGATGATCTCTGTGTATGGTTATTGTTTCTTTTAATCTCATTATGCTGAGGTAGGATAGGATGCTTGTGAGGAGATTTTgggattttatttttgaaaaatggtaGTGTGATGATCTGGGAAAGAACAGAAATGACATATGATACCCTGTCGCTAGGAATTTTTGGTGAACTTTCTCAATTGTTTTGCATATTTCGTCGTATCTGCAAGAAAAAGCCAATCCAGGACACCATTACAGGGTAGTCTTCACTTATTCGTTTTTTAAAACCTCATATCTGGTGGGTATAGTCGTTGGCCTTTAATTAGATTTATAGCTCTCACCGAAGTTCCGCAGTTACAGATACCATCACCACTTCAACCTTTTGGCCTTCTGAATGTCAAGAACCTGTTTGCAACTTTTTTTTCTACTGATTCTTTTAGGGGTTTTGTTTCTTGGTTTCTGTTAAGCTTGCTTGCTAAGCAAATCATAATGTATGATGCACAAGCTCTGAAAAACGATTCTCTGCTTAACACTAAAATTTATGGCTTTAATATGTATTGATACCATGTTGTTTAATGCAGATTTACATGCATTGTCACTCGTTAATGGTGGAGGTGGCTAAATGCGATTTCTTTTTTTGTCAAAATTTTTTTCTCACTTCCAAATGCGTTTTTACCTTGTTCAAGTCACTGATGCAAAATAAAGTTTTGGTTTGGAGTTTATTGGAATGAAAGAGTGCCTGGCACTTCAAGCATCAGCCAATATCTTTAAAGTCGACAATTGATCTATGGAGCAAGTCAAGCCATCACGAGTTTCTACTTTTCAGGTTTTAAACAATGATTTGATTCATAGAAAAGTCCAGGGTACTGATGTTTCATCTCCAGCTCATACTGAAGAATTCTTCACTTTGGAATCAACGCCAGCGACCGGAGATTCTGTCCACAATTCGTCTTCAGCTGTAAGCGTATCGTCCAACAGGGGTCCCTTTTCTCCCCATTGTTCTCAATCATATGCTTCTGATCTCCATCACTCGTGTGATTATACTTATGATTCACCATTTAACGGATCCTCTGTGCTTTGCAATGAAGAGAAATTGGCACATGCTCTGTGGATGTTGAAGAATGATTTGCTAGGACCTGAGTCCGCTAATGGCGATGTCAGTGGCTCCTTAAGTGATATGGTGATGTCCTCCACAAGGTACGGCAAAATCCTGGAAATGGCTGCCCTCATGGACCTGAAGCAATTGCTCGTCGCCTGTGCTGAGACGGTATCAGAAGCTGACTCAAACTCCATGGACGAAAGAAGATTGGCAGTATCAGCTGCAGAAGCTCTCATTGGCATGTTAGAAAGAAGGGTGTCCGTATCGGGTGACCCTTTACAGAGAGTAGGTGCATACTTATTGGAAGGTCTCCAGGCAAGATTGTTGTCCTCCGGAAGCATAATTTACTAAAAAGTTGAAGTGCAATGAGAAAGCAAGTTCTGAATTGATGTCATACATGCACGTGCTTTATGAAATCTGTCCCTACTACAAGTTTGCCTATGTGTCTGCTAATGCTGTGATTAGGGAAGCAATGGAGTATGAAAGTAGAATTCATGTAATTGATTTTCAGATTGCGCAGGGAAGTCAGTGGGTTTCTTTCATCCAATCTCTCTCTAGCCGGCCTGGGGGACCTCCTTATTTACGCATTACAGGTGTTGATGACTCTCAATCAGCTTATGCTCGAGGTGGAGGACTTGAGCTAGTCTGTGAGCGGTTAGCAAGTGTAGCTGAAGAATGTAGAGTACCATTTGAGTTCCATTGTTCAGGTATGTCTGGATGTGAGGTCCAGTTTGAGAATCTTCGGATTCTGCAGGGAGAATCTTTGGCTGTTAACTTTCCTTACATCTTGCATCACATGCCAGATGAAAGTGTTAGCACAACAAATCATCGTGACCGCCTCCTCAGACTAGTTAAGAGCCTTTCACCCAAAATCGTGACCCTTTCTGAACAAGAATCCAACACCAACACTTCCTCGTTCTACCCACGATTTCTTGAGACTCTAGATTATTACTCAGCAATTTTTGAGTCCATTGATGTTGTACGCTCGCGAGATGACAGACAACGGATTAGTACTGAAGAACATTGTGTGGGGAGGGATATCGTTAACATAATTGCTTGCGAGGGAATTGACAGGATGGAAAGGCACGAGCTTCTTGGTAAGTGGAGATTGAGACTTACTATGGCTGGATTTTCTCCAGTCCCATTGAATTCTTCAGTTGACAGCACGAGGAGGGACGTGTTGAGGGATTATAGCTCAAATTACTGGATAGTCGAAGCCAATGATGCATTGTATCTAGGATGGAAGAACAGAGCTTTATACACTTTTTCTGCTTGGAGGTAAAATAACACAGCAAAGAAGTAACCGTATTTGTTTTGTATATTTTAAAGTGTATTTCCTGTGAATTAAACCAtttcgtgttttctatttttatatatatacatatatgtatgtatgtatgtattcaTTATGGTGCATATGCatcaaatttattataaatttgtttgtgGGGATGACACAACTTGCGTGTCAAGGATAGAAACGATAGATAGGAGCATCCTTCTATCTACAGCCATAAATGAATATTAGTCATTTTCTAGTGACTACTGGTGTTTGACCTAACTAGATCTGaaataaaattttggttttcttctttttttacaTATTCTTTAACAAATGCCAACGAAATCTTATTTGAATTAGGTTTCCAAGCAACACAAATATTAAAATGAATTGATAGTAaaacatgattatatatatggTCTTGTAATGTCTATACATCAAGTGATTACTAATTTTGGAGACCCTTTGAAACGGATCATTACCATCCCATTTGGACAATGCACTTCATGTTGctattatttcatattttaggtaaaaattattattatcggTATGCTAAGATATATGTTATTCAGTTAGGACAAATGAAAAAAGGATATCAATTGTTtgactaaataaaataacacattGAAAAATTAATCAGAATATGAACTTTAgagtatttgatattatttataaaatgattaTATGCTCCCATGATACATAATTTCTTTATAAAATTGAGCTGTAGTGGTTGAAAAATATTGAATTGCTCTCTCAGTATATTAGCTGGGAAAATATAAAagacaaataaataaaatagataaaaattttgaatcattaatttatttattcttcAACAAAAactcaaaaatctgaaaaaacATCCTAGTCACAAGTCATAACTCACAACTCCCATTCTTCTTGCTACATTTCTTACGCAAGAGGATAGCCAAACAGCACTCCTTCCTTACATTCACGCACAAATATAATAACACCGTTGTCACCTATTTTTAGGATGTGAGGAATCAATCTCCGCAGCCTACAAACTAtctttatttttctattttctctTTGACATAACATTACTAAATATACTCTCTTTCGCAATTCCATCCAAGACTGAATTTTGGTGAACGAAGCAAACGAAAAGAGAAGAAAAGAGAGGGCCTTTAGCCCTCTGCTTCTCTATCTATGCATCCTATCAGATCTTGAATTCAACAAACTTTTCTTCTGGGTATTTGTTGTTTGGAACTATAAGTTCATATTTATCGATGCATTGATCTTTCTTGGTCGTTCATAATCAGAAGTTTGAATCTTGAATGAATTTGCAGGGGTTTTGGATTATGTGTGCTGTTGGTTATCGATCGGTTTGATATTAGATGGTCTCCTTCTGAATCAAATATACCCATTTGCAGTCGGGGAATTGCCGGGTTTTTGTTGTAATTTGTTTTCTTGATGTTTGTTCTTTATTCAATCTACATTTCTGGTTTTGTATTTATTGGACTTTTTTGCATTGATTACTGATTCTATATTGAGCTAGTTATATGAGATACGGTAGTTGGATTGTAATACGAAATAGGATGGTGTCTAAATTTACTACACTTCCTCGTAGATCCATTACTTGTTCTTAACTTTGTACCGAGTGCTACGGTTTTGACAGTGTGATTCTTTTTGGTGATATTGATGATATGTATTTAAATGTTCATGTTGCTTGGGTGCAATTTAATGACTTATGGATTGATTGATCGGAATATTGTATACAGGTTTGTAGGAAATGGAAATGGATTCCGGAAAATTGTTTGTTGGTGGGATCTCTTGGGAAACCACAGAAGAGCGCCTGACAGATTATTTCCAAACTTTTGGTGAGGTTGTGCAAGCTGTGATATTGAAAGATCGGGTTACAGGTCGTTCCCGTGGTTTTGGCTTTATTGTGTTTGCCAGTGCTTCTGTTGCTGAAAGAGTTCTAAAGGAAAGGCATATCATAGATGGCAGAACTGTAAGTGATGCATCTTCATTTGGTAAAGCATTTATGAATTGAATATTGTGCTGCATTTTACGGTATTGGATTCGGTAGACTTTATCAATGCTCATTAGGCAGCATATAAGTTGTATGGGTTCGTAAGGTTGTCTTTGATAAAATTACACGTGCCAATCTGTATCAACAGTGGGAATGCTTGTGAAGTAGCATTTTCATATCAGTGGATTGGTGACTATACAAATTCGTCAATTACtataatatttcaaattcattagATTATTTATGAAATTCACGAGTGCGATATACAATTTAATTACCTCTTGGTACAAAAAATAATTCTTGTTATAGAACACTTGTTGGTGCTCGACTCTTCAGAACGTGCATAACGAAAAGGCTAGGAATCAAGTTGGATAGATACCAGTTCTTTCTACTTCACCTAGTTTGTATTTCTTGTTCCTGAACAGGAATAGAACATACATATAATGAATTTAATCACGAGGAACTTTGTATGTGCTGTGATATAAAAGTGCTGTGATATAAAAGGAACTTTGTATGTGCTGTGATATAAAAGGAACTTTGTATGTGCTGTGATATAGTCGAAGTTTTGAGTGCATGAATCTTGGTGAAGTTAGTTGTTACTTGTTTGAGAATGAAGCTATAAAAGCCTATGCCTTCAATGGTTGCTTTATTTTCTTTGCTCTCTCTTTGGTTTTTTCAGTTCTTTTGGCAAATAGTGTTTCTTGCTGGTAAGGATTTCATGATATGGTTCATTAAAGCATGATTTGAAATGTCGCAAGAATTGATGACCGAAATTGATTCGTATTAGCACTGATTCAAGATAATTCCTTCAGATTTTGTATGGTGTCATGTAATATCTTGATGAGGAGTGTTATTCgcgttttattttaagttatatgcacTCTAATCATAAAGTGGAATCATTCTTATTTTCTTCATAGAAGAGGAGTGTGAATAGTGCCAAATGAAGTACAAATAAAATTAGCACATTTTGACACCGTGGAGTTTTTCTTGTTTTCATTCATCAGGTAGAAGCTAAAAGGGCCGTACCTAGGGATGATCATCAAACTTTTACAAGAAACAATGGTGGTGCTGTTCAGGGTTCACCTAGTCCTGCCCGTACTAGAAAGATTTTTGTTGGAGGTCTCGCTTCAACCATCTCAGAAAGTGAGTTCAAAAGGTACTTTGATCAATTTGGAACAACAACAGACGCCGTGGTGAT
The Primulina tabacum isolate GXHZ01 chromosome 9, ASM2559414v2, whole genome shotgun sequence DNA segment above includes these coding regions:
- the LOC142555847 gene encoding uncharacterized protein LOC142555847 isoform X1, which produces MASIKPATRYSNSLNNSTKSDLSSSSEFPSTRETSRAITKKNSGGGAAQFNISSMVKKLVESKKAKNFSSDPKFVVAADFLADDLKRNAKKDHGLSGLHKKLFKGSSSAGTKRKEESSRKALTEVKENTRTLAMVLRSERELLSLNKEQEQQIQEIKLLLEEKTLEVEKLKDLCLKQREDIKSLKNAILFPDVTNYQLQDLLEKQGTELNQAKQLIPSLQRQITSLTGQLQYFAADLAEVKANKYSLQGLSDDHFSSPRTLSYDQEETANYLFDQEFSSGDYTTPQNLDDMFLKDLNPCLTPCYSKTKSKEFGITDFPERSLSKYKAQTSHQIGFVTCATKLSKSSECCQSSKAGNGLIHTARRSDESKIIYGKQMHQKLF
- the LOC142555847 gene encoding uncharacterized protein LOC142555847 isoform X2 encodes the protein MASIKPATRYSNSLNNSTKSDLSSSSEFPSTRETSRAITKKNSGGGAAQFNISSMVKKLVESKKAKNFSSDPKFVVAADFLADDLKRNAKKDHGLSGLHKKLFKGSSSAGTKRKEESSRKALTEVKENTRTLAMVLRSERELLSLNKEQEQQIQEIKLLLEEKTLEVEKLKDLCLKQREDIKSLKNAILFPDVTNYQLQDLLEKQGTELNQAKQLIPSLQRQITSLTGQLQYFAADLAEVKANKYSLQGLSDDHFSSPRTLSYDQEETANYLFDQEFSSGDYTTPQNLDDMFLKDLNPCLTPCYSKTKSKAQTSHQIGFVTCATKLSKSSECCQSSKAGNGLIHTARRSDESKIIYGKQMHQKLF
- the LOC142555847 gene encoding uncharacterized protein LOC142555847 isoform X3; this translates as MASIKPATRYSNSLNNSTKSDLSSSSEFPSTRETSRAITKKNSGGGAAQFNISSMVKKLVESKKAKNFSSDPKFVVAADFLADDLKRNAKKDHGLSGLHKKLFKGSSSAGTKRKEESSRKALTEVKENTRTLAMVLRSERELLSLNKEQEQQIQEIKLLLEEKTLEVEKLKDLCLKQREDIKSLKNAILFPDVTNYQLQDLLEKQGTELNQAKQLIPSLQRQITSLTGQLQYFAADLAEVKANKYSLQGLSDDHFSSPRTLSYDQEETANYLFDQEFSSGDYTTPQNLDDMFLKDLNPCLTPCYSKTKSKLSKSSECCQSSKAGNGLIHTARRSDESKIIYGKQMHQKLF